In Candidatus Omnitrophota bacterium, the DNA window GACTACAGCGGTTATCCTGATTGCAGGCATGATTTTATCAGGTCTTTTTCAGCAATGATAAAAAAAGGTATGCGGACAGGAATCTACGGTAAGGCAATATCCGTAGAGGCTCCTTTGATCAATATGACGAAGAGCCAGATAATAACCAAGGCGTGTAATATAGGAGTCCCTTTGCGATATACCTGGTCATGCTATGAAGCAGGGAGTCTGCCTTGCGGCAGATGCGATTCCTGCCTGATACGCGCAAAAGGTTTTCAGGCCGCAGGTATAAAAGACCCCTTTAGATGAACAGCACAGCCGAGATAACGGAAATATTCGCTTCAATACAGGGAGAGGGGCCCTATACCGGGTGCAGGCATATATTTATAAGGTTTCAAGGTTGTAATTTGGAATGTTCTTTCTGTGATACGCGCTCATACGCCGGCGCCGAACGGCTGTCCGCGCGCGAGGTATTGAAACGCGTGCTTGCACTAAGGCTTCCGGGTTTTAAAAATACCGCGGTATTAACAGGCGGCGAACCCCTATTGCGCGGCGTATTTCTTAAAGAATTACTGCCGCTTCTTGCAAGCGAAAATCTGACCGTATATTTAGAAACCAATGGCACGCTCGCCAAGGCGCTTGAGAGCGTTATATCTTATATTGATATTATTTCAATGGATATAAAATTACCCAGCGTATGCAATATAAGACCGTGTTGGCAAGATCACAGGATTTTTTTGACCCGCGCGGCGGGTAAAGAGTTATTTATAAAAATCATTGTTTCGGATAAAATTGACATACAGGAATTTGACAGGGCTCTCGCCCTTGTAAAAGAAACCAGCCGTGACGTACCTGTCATTATCCAGCCGGAGACGAGCAGAGAGAGGACTGGCGTAAACATATCGGCCGACACCCTCTTGGGCCTGCAGAAAAAGGCTTTGAGCGTTTTTAGCAAAGTGCTTGTTATACCCCAATCGCATAAGATGATGGGGTTAAGATGAAACTGTCCGTCCGGCAGACAAAAAACATGGAGAGCGCCCTATGGCGAGAAAAAACATTAAACAAGGTAAATACGAGGGTCTTCAGAACAATATAAGGAAAATCAGGACGCCGGCGATTGAGGTTTGGGACAACCAATATAAAGACAGGCGTTATACGGTATACATACGCACGGACGAGTTTTCTTGTATATGCCCTAAGACGGGCCTGCCGGATATCGCGGATATATCAATAGAATATGTTCCGGACAGGCATTGCGTGGAGCTTAAATCGTTTAAATTCTATCTTGTCTCTTTCAGGAACATAGGCATATTTCATGAGCATGTCGCGAACAGGATATTGGATGATTTTGTCAAAGCATGCAGGCCTTTATGCGCCAAAATTACGGCTGTGTTCAAATCGCGCGGCGGCATACAGACAACAGTAGGCAGTGTATATGAGAAAAATAGATAGCGCAAAAGTCAGCGAGCTGGTAAGAAGGCTTGCCATTGAGGCAAATATACGTTTACGCAAAGATGTTCTTATTGCTATTAAACGCGCCTTAAGAACCGAGACAAAGCTTTCCGCCAGGCGTATTTTAAAAATACTTGTTCAAAACGCGCGCCTTGCCCGTGATAAATCTATACCCATATGCCAGGATACCGGTTTCGTTGAGGTATTTTGCCGGATAGGACAGGAGGTCATTGTCAAAGGCGCTTTGACCGACGCTATCAATAAGGGCGTTGAGCTCGGTTATAGAGACGGATTTCTAAGAAAGTCCGTGGTCTCCGATCCCTTATTGAGAAATAACACAAAGACAAACACGCCGTGTGTTATTCATTATGATGTGGTCAAGGGCGACAGGATAGAGATTATCGTTGTGCCTAAAGGTTTTGGGAGTGAGAATGCCAGTTCTCTTGTTATGCTTAAGCCTACCGACACGGAGGAAACTATAGTTAATTTTGTCCTGGATACGGTAAAACGCTCTGGTTATGATGCCTGCCCGCCGCTAATCATAGGCATAGGAATGGGAGGCACCATGGATAAAGCCGCTTTGCTGGCAACCCAGGCTATTACGCTTAAAGTCGGCAGAAAGCAGGCCAAAAAACATCTTGCCCGCATAGAAGATATGATTATGACAAAACTGAACAAGACAGGCATAGGCCCTGCCGGTCTCGGCGGGAAAACCACATGCCTTGGGGTGAATATATTGAGTTTTCCCACTCATATTGCCGGCCTGCCTTTGTGCGTGAAGGTAAGCTGTCATGCTACGCGCAGTGCCAAAGGGGTTATATAGCATGAAAAGAGTATATCTGCCGCTTACAAAAAAAGCCAGGTCTAAGTTTCGCGCCGGAGAAGAATTGCTGTTACGCGGCAGGCTTTATACCGCTCGTGATATGGCGCACAAAAGATTATACCAGGCTATAAAGCTTAATAAATATCTTCCCATTGATCTGACTGATAATATCCTGTATTATTGCGGCCCTACGCCAGCTCCGCCCCGGGCCGTCATCGGCTCCTGCGGGCCCACAACATCAAAGCGCATGGATCTCTTTACCCCTGTTTTATTGAAATCAGGTTTAGCAGGTTCAATAGGAAAAGGCAGAAGGTCCGATGAGGTTATAGAGGCTGTCAAAAGATATGGTTGTCTTTATCTGGCGGCCATAGGCGGCGCCGGAGCGTATCTATCGGAAAAAGTAAAAGAGGCCAGGCAAATCGCCTACGAGGATTTGGGGCCCGAGGCAATATATGAATTGCGCGTGGAGGATTTTCCGGTTATTGTCGCCATTGATGCCGCCGGCAATAACCTGTTCAAGGAGCGCTTATGATACGCGCCGGTAACAGGGCGCCGGATGCCCTCAGAAAGGTCCGGATAAAAACAGGTTTTATAAAATACGCCGAGGGTTCATGCCTGATTGAGATTGGCAATACCAAGGTTATATGTACCGCATCATTAGAAGACGGTGTCCCATTGTTTCTAAGAGGCCAATGCCGCGGCTGGATCACGGCAGAATACGCAATGCTTCCCAGGTCATGCGGCAAAAGGATTCAGAGAGAATCTTCCAGGGGAAAGGTAGGCGGCAGGACGCATGAGATACAAAGGCTGATAGGCAGGTCATTGAGGTCTGTTGTTGATTTGGAATTGCTGGGTGAGCGTACTATTTTTATTGATTGCGATGTTATACAGGCTGATGGCGGGACAAGGACGGCGAGCATAACAGGCTCTTTCGTGGCCCTGGCAAGTTGTTTAAAAAATATGGAAAACAAAGGTATCTTAAAAAGCTCGCCGCTTCGCGATTACATGGCCGCGATAAGCGCCGGCATTGTAAATAATAATATAATACTTGACCTGGATTATGAAGAAGATTCAAACGCCGATGTGGATATGAATGTGGTGATGACGGCATCCGGCGATTTTATAGAAATCCAGGCAACCGCGGAACGCCGCCCGTTCAATGACAGGCAGATGGCGGGGGTGATCTCTTTTGCCAAAAAAGGAATTAAACAGCTTGTTCTCAAACAAAAAGAGGCGTTGAAAAATTGAGAGAGATACTTTTTGCGACAAGGAACACCAAAAAACTTCTTGAGTTGAAAAGGCTTATGCGCAATTCCGGCGTGAAAGTTTTAAGCCTTGATATGTTTAAAGATATCGGCGAAGTCAGGGAAGACAGGAGCACATTTCGCGGCAATGCGGTAAAAAAGGCCGAACAGATATCAAAGATTGTTGGAAAGCTTGTCCTGTCTGATGACTCCGGCCTTGAGGTGCCCGCTTTAGGTTACGCGCCCGGGGTAAGGTCGGCGCGCTATGCGGGGCTTTCGCAGAATGACGACAAAAATATAGCCAAGCTTTTAAAGAACATGTTGGTCTTTACCGCGGGCAAGAGGCGGGCAAGATTTCGTTGTTTTATATGCATCTCTTTTGCCGGTAAAGCGATAAAGGTGGTTAGCGGCGCGGTTTATGGCAGGATAGCCCTTGAAAGGGCCGGGGCCAACGGTTTTGGCTATGATAGTGTTTTTATCCCAGAAGGCTCAAACAAGACTTTTGCCCAGATAAGCCCGGGCCGAAAAGACGCGATTAGCCACAGAGCGATTGCGCTTGAAAAGGCCAAGGTTTTTATTCTTGAATATTTCCGAAAATGTCATTTATAGTGTTTGTGATTTTGTCATGAAATATTCTCTGTAAAGGGAAAGGCACTATCTGGTAGTTTGGGTGTTCAAGGGTTCCCGTAAGATGGACCTCCATAATAAGGCTGCCGGCTTCACGCAACATGGCATTTTTTATCCTCCCGGGTTCTGATACCTGTTTTATAACGCTTTCGGCAAATCTGCCCGTTATATTAAAGTCTAATGAGCGATCAAATCCTATACCGCCTTCCCATAAAAGCGAGGCAGATTTTGAAAGCATCTTAAAATCCCCGGTGTATATTCTGTCCTTTTCAATTACAAAATTGCCGAAAGCATCTGTTAGTATTATATATTCGGGCGGCTCCATCAGCAATATGTTCATTATTCCCCGCAGGACCGGAAACTCCCATAAGTAACCGTTGGCTACCTGTAGCCAGCCGTTGCCTTTCAGACAATCCCTGTTGTTTATGTAACCGTTTAAAACCGTTTTGGAAGATAATAGGCCCTTGATCCTTTTGTCAACTCCTTTGGCCTGGACAGCAAATTTATGCAGATCAATATCTTTTATGTCCAGATTTACGATAAACGGCTTTTCATCGGTTTTTAGATTGGCGCGGCAGGACGCATTTACTATCCCGTCATATGTGGACAGGGACAATACCGGAATGTCTACAAATCTGTCCTGCATCCTGTAGTCAAGATAGACGTCTTTTAGTATAAAATCATTGATACGTAAATTTCCTGAAGTGCCCTCAATGAATACTGTCCAGTCAATCGGCCGGGCAAGAGGGCCTTTGGCATCAATATTAAACTTTGCGACCCCTTCCATATCAGCGTCTTTAATGAGCGAGTTAAAATGTTTTGCGGTTTCAGGCAGGTCTTTGAGGTCAAGATAGGCTTGCCCGGAAAAATTAACGCGCGGGTTTGAGGGCACATCAATAGCACCTTTTAGTGAAAAAGTCAGCCCCTGGTATTTACCGTTTAGCTTTGAGAACAAAACTCTATTTTCATCAAGCGGGCCGGTTTCCAAGTCAAGGCTTAGATCCTCTGAAGATATTAGCGCGGCAACCGACGGCCTGGCGCAGTCAGGTATTCTCCCGCTACATGAGTAGCGCTTATCATACACGGTAAAATCCATCCCGCGCCATGAGATGTCCCGGCCTTTAAAGCTGATATTTGAACTGATGTCCGATATCCGGTAAGGCCATACCCCAAGCACGGCCGATCCCTTGTCTATTATTAAATGGCCTTCATATGAATGGCTGTCCGGATTACTGATAATGCCTTTGAAGCGGATATCCAATGAGCAGTTGCCCGACAGCTCAACGCCTTCAAATTTTTTTAGAGCGCTATCTGGCAAGAGCGATATTAATCTTGGCAGGGGCACAGGGCCGGTTTCAAGGCGCAGGTTGGCAACGGCAGTATCTTTGTACGCTATATTTCCGGACAATGATATGTTTGTGTCGGATATCGTGCCGTTAAGTTTTTTTATGGATATTGAACGGTCCGTAAACTGTGCCTCGCCCGCGGCATTATATATAGAAGGAAGGCCCCCCGCGCCTGATACGTGAGTATTGTCAAAGGTCACAGTGCCCTTATATTCTGCCGAACGCCAATTATCCAAAACCCCTGACCCCTGTCCCGTGAGACTAAAATTACCGCTTAGATAAAAATCATTGCCGGTAATAGCCAGGTCTTTTATATCGGATTTACCCTTAACGTTAAAAAACCCTGTCTTATCGCAGGCTATATCCAGATCAATGCAGGCTGTTCCGCTGTTTACCGGTATATTGTTTTTACCGGCGATGTCTTTTAAGTTTATTTGTGTTTTTAAATTGCTTGTTATGGTATAATTTTCCATAGGGTTTTTTACAAGGCCGTATATCTGTGCTTTAAACCCGTAGAACAGGCAGGAGAGCTCTTTGACGCGCCATATCGTGTTTGTGAATTCAATATCCGCTTTGATGCCGCTGATATTGTCCAACAAGGTATCACCCTCTATGCCTAATCTGCCGTTATTAATATTTGCGCCAAAGGCGTATTCAATATTGCTTATACTGTCCATATCGAAGGCTGTTTTCCCGCGCAGGTTGTAACACCCGATTATACGCACGCCGTTTACAACTGCGTCCACATTTTCCGCGAAGATATCGCATTCTGTCAGTGATAGGCGGCCTTTAAATACACTGCCTTTGGCATGCCCCGACATATCGGCTTTTTTGATATCGCAAACGGCGGAATCTATATAAGCGGCGGCAATATCTTGCGGATCCAGATTTTCAGCCTCACATTCAAAGATTAGTTTGCCGTCATCCGTTTGGTATTTGCCGGACACGTAAAAATCGCATTCATCGGCCCTGCCCCCTGCCTTAAAGGTCAGCGTGTTGCCCATGCCTATACTGCCTTTTAATCCTGTCAGTTGTTTTTTGAAGTTTTTTATGGCCAGCTGGTCTGAAAAATCTATATTGCCGTCCTCAAAGATGATATTGTTTAGTCTGATAGAGAAGGATAACGGTTTCTTGCCGGCTTCGGGTATTTGCAGAATAGATGTAAAATCCCATTTTGGCTCTGCCTGCCTGCGCATATTTATATGAGAACTGTATA includes these proteins:
- the rph gene encoding ribonuclease PH — protein: MIRAGNRAPDALRKVRIKTGFIKYAEGSCLIEIGNTKVICTASLEDGVPLFLRGQCRGWITAEYAMLPRSCGKRIQRESSRGKVGGRTHEIQRLIGRSLRSVVDLELLGERTIFIDCDVIQADGGTRTASITGSFVALASCLKNMENKGILKSSPLRDYMAAISAGIVNNNIILDLDYEEDSNADVDMNVVMTASGDFIEIQATAERRPFNDRQMAGVISFAKKGIKQLVLKQKEALKN
- the queF gene encoding preQ(1) synthase, whose protein sequence is MARKNIKQGKYEGLQNNIRKIRTPAIEVWDNQYKDRRYTVYIRTDEFSCICPKTGLPDIADISIEYVPDRHCVELKSFKFYLVSFRNIGIFHEHVANRILDDFVKACRPLCAKITAVFKSRGGIQTTVGSVYEKNR
- a CDS encoding fumarate hydratase, which encodes MRKIDSAKVSELVRRLAIEANIRLRKDVLIAIKRALRTETKLSARRILKILVQNARLARDKSIPICQDTGFVEVFCRIGQEVIVKGALTDAINKGVELGYRDGFLRKSVVSDPLLRNNTKTNTPCVIHYDVVKGDRIEIIVVPKGFGSENASSLVMLKPTDTEETIVNFVLDTVKRSGYDACPPLIIGIGMGGTMDKAALLATQAITLKVGRKQAKKHLARIEDMIMTKLNKTGIGPAGLGGKTTCLGVNILSFPTHIAGLPLCVKVSCHATRSAKGVI
- a CDS encoding FumA C-terminus/TtdB family hydratase beta subunit; translation: MKRVYLPLTKKARSKFRAGEELLLRGRLYTARDMAHKRLYQAIKLNKYLPIDLTDNILYYCGPTPAPPRAVIGSCGPTTSKRMDLFTPVLLKSGLAGSIGKGRRSDEVIEAVKRYGCLYLAAIGGAGAYLSEKVKEARQIAYEDLGPEAIYELRVEDFPVIVAIDAAGNNLFKERL
- a CDS encoding 7-carboxy-7-deazaguanine synthase QueE; the protein is MNSTAEITEIFASIQGEGPYTGCRHIFIRFQGCNLECSFCDTRSYAGAERLSAREVLKRVLALRLPGFKNTAVLTGGEPLLRGVFLKELLPLLASENLTVYLETNGTLAKALESVISYIDIISMDIKLPSVCNIRPCWQDHRIFLTRAAGKELFIKIIVSDKIDIQEFDRALALVKETSRDVPVIIQPETSRERTGVNISADTLLGLQKKALSVFSKVLVIPQSHKMMGLR
- the rdgB gene encoding RdgB/HAM1 family non-canonical purine NTP pyrophosphatase, with the translated sequence MREILFATRNTKKLLELKRLMRNSGVKVLSLDMFKDIGEVREDRSTFRGNAVKKAEQISKIVGKLVLSDDSGLEVPALGYAPGVRSARYAGLSQNDDKNIAKLLKNMLVFTAGKRRARFRCFICISFAGKAIKVVSGAVYGRIALERAGANGFGYDSVFIPEGSNKTFAQISPGRKDAISHRAIALEKAKVFILEYFRKCHL